One window of Arthrobacter oryzae genomic DNA carries:
- a CDS encoding TerC family protein, whose protein sequence is MNVPLWGWLAVLGVIILMLAVDLFAHRRAHVIGVREAALWSAVWVAFGVGFGALVWRIYGAEFGQQYFAGYLIEKSLAVDNVFIWAIIFTYFAVPREYQHRVLFFGVLGALVFRGIFIAAGSAIIASAGWVLYLFAAFLLYTGYQMIRHRNEHLDPEKSKALALFRRRVPMTENFHGQRFLIRRNGALLATPLLAVLVLVEVTDIIFAVDSIPAIFAVTDEVFLVFTANAFAILGLRAMYFLLADLIHRFIYLKIGLALVLIWVGIKMLLKIDVYYIPTPVSLAVIATILGVSVAASLWATRGQGRHALPAPQNPPFGTASDEEIDALEPLWRRPGKKPIRT, encoded by the coding sequence ATGAATGTTCCCTTATGGGGCTGGTTGGCCGTTCTTGGCGTCATTATCCTCATGCTGGCCGTGGACCTTTTCGCGCATCGCCGGGCGCATGTGATCGGGGTCCGGGAGGCGGCCCTGTGGTCAGCAGTCTGGGTGGCCTTCGGAGTTGGTTTCGGCGCCCTGGTGTGGCGGATCTACGGGGCGGAGTTCGGCCAGCAGTACTTCGCCGGATACCTGATCGAGAAGTCCCTCGCCGTGGATAACGTGTTCATCTGGGCCATCATCTTCACATATTTCGCGGTGCCCCGGGAGTACCAGCACCGCGTATTGTTCTTCGGTGTGCTCGGCGCCCTGGTGTTCCGGGGCATCTTCATCGCTGCCGGCTCCGCGATCATCGCCAGCGCCGGGTGGGTACTGTACCTGTTCGCAGCCTTCCTTCTCTACACGGGCTACCAGATGATCCGCCACCGCAATGAGCACCTTGACCCGGAGAAGTCGAAGGCCCTGGCGCTCTTCCGCCGGCGGGTGCCCATGACGGAGAACTTCCACGGCCAGCGGTTCCTGATCCGCAGGAACGGCGCCCTCCTTGCCACCCCGCTGCTGGCCGTCCTGGTGCTGGTCGAGGTCACGGACATTATCTTCGCGGTGGACTCCATTCCGGCGATCTTCGCCGTCACCGACGAAGTCTTCCTGGTCTTCACCGCCAACGCCTTCGCCATCCTGGGGCTCCGCGCCATGTACTTCCTGCTGGCCGACCTGATCCACCGGTTCATCTACCTCAAGATCGGACTCGCCCTGGTCCTGATCTGGGTGGGCATCAAGATGCTCCTCAAGATCGACGTCTACTACATCCCCACCCCGGTATCCCTGGCCGTCATCGCCACGATCCTCGGCGTATCCGTGGCGGCAAGCCTCTGGGCCACCCGCGGGCAGGGACGCCACGCGCTCCCCGCACCGCAGAACCCGCCCTTCGGGACCGCCTCGGATGAGGAGATCGACGCCCTGGAACCCTTGTGGCGGCGCCCTGGTAAGAAGCCGATCCGGACATGA
- a CDS encoding aminoglycoside phosphotransferase family protein: protein MAVMPPATVEVSDAAVQRLVRDQRPDLGDRPLTRVANGWDNATFRLGDDLAVRLPRRTEAVSLILHEQRYLPDIARRSPVAVPVPVHAGRPTSDFPWPWSIVRWVSGAAAADVGPAGRGPAAEGLAEFLRALHVPAETGVPVNPFRGVPLTDRDAAVVERLGDRERYPQASALRTVWAQSRAAKAWDGPAMMLHGDLHPANILLAESGSLAGVIDFGDVGAGDPAVDLAAGWLMFDGGARRRFMGAFGPAVDGDTWMRARGWALILSTAMLSNSDDNPRMFAVGEFGIRQILES, encoded by the coding sequence ATGGCGGTAATGCCACCGGCCACGGTGGAGGTGAGTGACGCCGCGGTCCAGCGCCTCGTCCGGGACCAGCGGCCCGACCTCGGCGATCGTCCTCTGACGCGGGTTGCCAATGGCTGGGACAACGCGACCTTCCGGCTTGGCGACGACCTTGCCGTCCGGCTGCCGCGGAGGACGGAGGCCGTTTCGCTGATACTCCATGAGCAGCGCTACCTTCCGGACATTGCCCGCCGCTCGCCCGTTGCCGTTCCTGTCCCCGTTCATGCCGGCCGGCCGACGTCGGACTTTCCCTGGCCGTGGAGCATCGTGCGGTGGGTCTCCGGAGCCGCCGCGGCCGACGTCGGCCCGGCAGGCCGTGGCCCGGCCGCCGAAGGCCTGGCCGAATTCCTCCGGGCCCTCCACGTGCCCGCCGAAACCGGCGTCCCGGTGAATCCTTTCCGCGGTGTGCCGCTGACGGACCGTGACGCTGCGGTGGTGGAACGGCTCGGGGACCGCGAACGCTACCCGCAGGCTTCAGCACTGAGAACGGTGTGGGCGCAGTCCCGTGCCGCTAAAGCCTGGGATGGTCCGGCGATGATGCTCCACGGGGACCTTCACCCGGCCAATATCCTGCTGGCGGAGAGCGGCTCGCTGGCCGGCGTCATCGATTTCGGCGACGTCGGGGCGGGGGACCCTGCTGTTGATCTCGCAGCGGGATGGCTGATGTTCGACGGCGGCGCCCGCCGGCGCTTCATGGGCGCCTTTGGCCCCGCAGTGGACGGGGACACCTGGATGAGGGCCCGGGGCTGGGCCCTCATCCTGTCCACAGCCATGCTGAGCAACTCGGACGACAACCCGCGGATGTTCGCCGTGGGAGAGTTCGGCATCAGGCAGATCCTGGAAAGCTGA
- a CDS encoding LysR family transcriptional regulator, whose translation MDIDPRRLRVLLAIARTGGVLAAADELGITASAVSQQLNKLEDETGHALVVRTPKGSVLTPAGLAVAEAGEEIERALSVARARIEGGATVAGVVRVGGFTSFVRTVVIPRLPEWRVEYPQLEIRIVEDDFPALMRLLRQRQLDAVVVELDSTTAEQRSLSAGMIEEPLLDEPWKLVVPSGALLSTENLDLAGLPFPWLGVEPSAANAAVLGRLRQSTGARMETVHQYQETLTALALVAAGEGIAIVPTLALSGVVQDGVDILDVPGLGTRRIVLRRFDRRRSTSMPADTVARLLRESAAAFDTRSTS comes from the coding sequence ATGGATATCGATCCGCGCCGGCTGCGCGTCCTTCTTGCGATTGCCCGCACGGGCGGGGTGCTCGCTGCGGCTGACGAGCTGGGAATTACGGCTTCAGCCGTCTCACAGCAGCTCAACAAATTGGAAGACGAGACCGGGCACGCCTTGGTGGTGCGTACGCCCAAGGGATCGGTCTTGACCCCCGCCGGCCTGGCAGTTGCCGAAGCCGGCGAGGAGATTGAACGCGCACTTAGCGTTGCCCGCGCCCGGATCGAAGGCGGGGCCACGGTCGCAGGTGTCGTGCGCGTGGGGGGATTCACCAGCTTTGTTCGGACAGTGGTGATCCCGCGCCTGCCCGAGTGGCGCGTGGAGTACCCGCAGTTGGAGATCAGGATCGTTGAGGACGACTTTCCTGCCTTGATGCGGCTGCTACGTCAGCGCCAGCTGGACGCCGTCGTGGTCGAGCTGGACTCGACGACGGCCGAGCAGCGTTCCCTTTCCGCCGGAATGATCGAAGAGCCCCTCCTCGACGAACCATGGAAGCTGGTGGTTCCCTCGGGCGCCCTGCTCAGCACCGAAAATCTTGACCTCGCCGGGCTGCCGTTTCCGTGGCTAGGCGTCGAGCCATCGGCCGCCAACGCGGCGGTGCTCGGTCGGCTTCGCCAGTCAACAGGTGCCCGGATGGAGACTGTCCATCAGTACCAGGAAACACTGACCGCCCTCGCACTCGTGGCTGCGGGCGAGGGCATTGCGATCGTACCCACCCTGGCTTTGAGCGGCGTGGTCCAGGACGGCGTCGACATCCTGGACGTCCCCGGGCTCGGAACGCGACGCATTGTCCTGCGGCGGTTCGACCGACGGCGGTCCACCAGCATGCCTGCGGACACCGTTGCACGCCTGCTGCGGGAATCGGCCGCGGCGTTCGACACACGGTCGACTTCCTGA
- a CDS encoding GOLPH3/VPS74 family protein encodes MDAESAQAVEPSLPQAFLLLATNDKNGKPEVPLFALRTTVAGAILAELDLLGAVELEGKHVRATGTAPATDFQDELELIRGKSRSRTPKWWVSVLDSRAEVQRVYEGMASLGTVEHVGEKHLGRFRAVRYPEKDHAPKAALLKKIEAALSGAPADLEVPDTAATDAPAAAGGAESAATAPGAPSAAAAAGAPNAKAAEAAKPGAKAPDVRTTVLIALLQAAGLLGKLFPAADLARASELSRDYWPTRAVEDELRLIRLAEEEAATL; translated from the coding sequence ATGGATGCTGAATCAGCCCAAGCGGTGGAACCGAGCCTTCCCCAGGCTTTCCTGCTTTTGGCCACAAACGACAAGAACGGCAAGCCCGAAGTGCCCTTGTTCGCACTCAGGACCACAGTGGCAGGGGCAATACTGGCCGAGCTGGACCTGCTCGGTGCGGTCGAGCTGGAGGGGAAGCATGTCAGGGCCACTGGCACTGCCCCCGCTACGGACTTCCAGGACGAGCTGGAGCTCATCCGCGGCAAGTCCCGGTCCCGCACTCCCAAGTGGTGGGTCTCCGTGCTGGACAGCCGCGCCGAAGTGCAGCGTGTGTACGAGGGAATGGCGTCCCTGGGCACCGTGGAACATGTCGGCGAAAAACACCTAGGCAGGTTCCGGGCCGTGCGGTACCCGGAGAAGGACCACGCTCCGAAGGCGGCGCTCCTGAAAAAGATCGAGGCGGCACTGAGCGGTGCTCCGGCGGATCTGGAAGTGCCGGACACAGCGGCGACTGATGCGCCTGCGGCTGCCGGCGGGGCGGAGTCAGCGGCGACCGCTCCCGGGGCGCCTTCAGCGGCGGCCGCTGCCGGGGCGCCGAACGCCAAGGCGGCTGAGGCCGCGAAGCCCGGCGCCAAGGCACCCGACGTCAGAACCACAGTGCTGATCGCCCTGCTTCAGGCGGCCGGACTGCTCGGCAAGCTCTTCCCGGCAGCAGATCTAGCCCGGGCCAGTGAGTTGTCCAGGGACTATTGGCCGACCCGCGCCGTGGAGGACGAACTTCGCCTGATCAGACTGGCAGAGGAAGAAGCCGCCACCTTGTGA
- a CDS encoding TetR/AcrR family transcriptional regulator has product MGTNAVNSGEQMDRQSRILEAALDLLSRHGISGVSMRAVAREAGVALGLVNYYYDDKTSLIRAALRRVDEHDLLLVAPDPSSDPKEQLRKALRRVAAADLLTTRYLSLRLHLWALAQADEGYAQINAEAFDRYLDGLAALVSNAQPALSWEACRGRAADIVVIQNGMWLTALLGIDEASIQRSIARTEQIAFAPLQDHTIKDHELHES; this is encoded by the coding sequence ATGGGGACCAATGCCGTGAACTCCGGCGAACAGATGGACAGGCAGTCGCGCATTCTCGAGGCGGCGCTGGATCTGCTGTCCCGTCATGGGATTTCGGGTGTGAGCATGCGGGCCGTGGCCCGCGAAGCCGGCGTCGCGCTCGGCCTGGTGAACTACTACTACGACGACAAGACAAGCCTGATACGGGCCGCCCTGCGCCGGGTTGATGAGCACGACCTTCTGCTCGTGGCACCCGACCCGTCGTCGGATCCGAAGGAGCAGCTGCGCAAGGCCCTGCGGCGAGTGGCGGCCGCCGACCTGCTGACCACCCGCTATCTGTCCCTGCGCCTGCATCTTTGGGCGCTGGCCCAAGCTGACGAAGGCTATGCACAGATCAACGCCGAGGCGTTCGACCGCTATCTCGACGGCCTTGCTGCGCTGGTTTCCAACGCCCAGCCTGCTCTTTCCTGGGAGGCGTGCCGGGGGCGGGCCGCGGACATTGTCGTCATCCAAAATGGCATGTGGCTGACCGCGCTTCTGGGCATTGATGAGGCCTCCATCCAGCGAAGCATCGCCCGCACGGAGCAAATCGCCTTCGCACCTCTTCAGGACCACACCATCAAGGACCACGAGCTGCACGAGTCCTGA
- a CDS encoding phospholipase D family protein, which produces MSGAERGHAATRVHAAGAGSPSWSEGNLVRPLINGATYFARLHEELSALQAGDRVWFTDWRGDGDERLTPDGPTIGELLARLARAGVEVRGLIWRSHGERLSAPMSNRSNELLSRQINDAGGEVLLDQRVRLFGCHHQKLFVIRSRNDPSRDIAFVGGIDLSHSRRDDADHAGDPQAVDMDPRYGKQPPWHDAALELRGPVVADVLKLFAERWDDPHPLDRRTPYRMLLQRLADMPRHPEPLPETAPPPPPAGPHAVQLLRTYGVKHPPFPFAPHGERSVALAYTKAFSLARSLIYIEDQYLWSAEVAAGIAAALEQNPGLNVIAVVPRYPDSDGPLGGPPKRLGQLRAIETINRVAADRFGVFNLENRAGTPIYVHAKICIIDDTWFTCGSDNFNRRSWTTDSELTCAVIDTTASTAASRPLPHELRLQLWAEHLGLDQGDPRLQDPAAGLKLWNAAADALDQWHETGGRPPRPQGHVRHHSTEPVTRLQRLWADPANRLLVDPDGRPRKIRGTTRF; this is translated from the coding sequence TTGAGTGGTGCTGAGCGGGGACATGCAGCCACCAGAGTGCACGCGGCCGGTGCGGGATCGCCGTCCTGGTCCGAGGGCAACCTCGTGCGGCCCCTGATCAATGGGGCAACGTACTTCGCCCGGCTGCATGAGGAGCTGTCGGCTCTTCAAGCGGGCGACCGTGTGTGGTTCACCGACTGGCGGGGCGACGGCGACGAGCGGCTTACGCCGGACGGGCCGACGATCGGCGAGTTGCTGGCGCGGTTGGCCCGGGCGGGTGTGGAAGTGCGCGGCCTGATCTGGAGATCCCACGGCGAGCGCCTGTCTGCCCCCATGAGTAACCGGTCCAATGAACTCCTCAGCCGCCAGATCAACGACGCCGGTGGCGAGGTGCTGCTGGATCAGCGGGTGCGCCTCTTCGGCTGCCATCACCAGAAATTGTTCGTCATCCGCAGTCGTAACGACCCTTCACGGGACATCGCGTTCGTCGGCGGAATCGACCTTTCCCACAGCCGTCGGGACGACGCCGATCACGCGGGAGATCCGCAGGCGGTGGACATGGATCCCCGGTACGGGAAACAGCCTCCGTGGCACGACGCCGCCCTCGAACTGCGGGGCCCGGTGGTGGCAGATGTGCTGAAGCTGTTCGCGGAAAGGTGGGATGACCCCCATCCCCTGGACCGGCGCACGCCGTACCGGATGCTGCTGCAACGTCTGGCCGATATGCCCCGGCACCCCGAACCCCTGCCGGAGACTGCGCCGCCACCGCCGCCGGCCGGCCCCCACGCCGTGCAGCTGCTGCGCACCTACGGAGTGAAGCATCCGCCGTTCCCTTTCGCACCCCATGGTGAGCGAAGCGTTGCCCTGGCCTACACGAAAGCATTCTCTTTGGCCCGCTCGTTGATCTACATCGAGGACCAGTACCTGTGGTCGGCAGAGGTCGCCGCCGGAATCGCAGCTGCCCTCGAGCAGAACCCCGGGTTGAACGTGATCGCCGTGGTGCCCCGCTACCCCGACTCCGACGGTCCGCTGGGAGGGCCGCCCAAGCGGCTCGGGCAACTGCGCGCCATCGAAACGATCAACCGCGTCGCAGCGGACAGGTTCGGCGTGTTCAACCTGGAAAACAGAGCCGGGACACCGATCTACGTCCATGCCAAGATCTGCATCATCGACGACACCTGGTTCACGTGCGGGTCGGACAACTTCAACCGTCGGTCCTGGACCACCGACAGCGAGCTGACCTGCGCGGTCATCGACACCACAGCCAGCACCGCGGCTTCCCGTCCGTTGCCCCACGAGCTCCGGCTCCAACTCTGGGCCGAACACCTGGGCCTGGACCAGGGTGACCCCCGGCTTCAGGACCCGGCGGCCGGGCTCAAGCTGTGGAATGCCGCCGCCGACGCCCTGGATCAGTGGCACGAAACCGGCGGCCGCCCGCCCCGCCCCCAGGGACACGTGCGGCACCACAGCACGGAACCGGTGACACGCCTTCAGCGCCTCTGGGCGGATCCGGCAAACCGCCTGCTCGTGGACCCGGACGGCCGCCCCCGGAAGATCCGCGGCACCACCCGGTTCTAG
- a CDS encoding HNH endonuclease signature motif containing protein — protein MDSRAVAETLEAMEASLAALAAVAGRGTGDGAVAGADPLRDEADACLDGLGVAGRLEAMLAGLKVHFAAGYARAAAALAVPAVSPQECTAREMAVTAEVACVLTVSERAAAAFLAESAALTTSLPLTLSALGSGSISWQHARVMCDESANLDTGGAAALEAHFLDPDAPFAARGCPAGELVPGRFRAKARTWRERHHPVSIEARHRKGVEDRRLEYVPDRDGMDWLSAYVAADVAAGVWSRATEAARALQGPAESRTLAQLRADVAADWLLAGVVNGIPSPKAQVLVTVPVLSLLGAGEEPATLDGYGPVPASMARRLVGDGAESFLRVLTDPRTGAPLEIGRESYRVPKAMRQWLRLRDGRCPFPGCNNLSLDNEADHLLAWSEGGGTGITNLAQPCRRHHRLKHTTAWRPVGATRDEPPGWISPAGRSYPSEQQDWEPPHWPDLPGHAGDDQDREPPDWLNVLASAAGLDETGPPLPADPLPDWSLFLAA, from the coding sequence ATGGATAGCAGGGCGGTTGCGGAGACGTTGGAGGCCATGGAGGCTTCCCTTGCTGCGTTGGCTGCTGTGGCCGGTCGCGGGACCGGGGATGGTGCCGTGGCTGGTGCTGATCCTCTTCGGGATGAAGCGGACGCGTGCCTGGACGGTCTGGGCGTGGCGGGCCGGTTGGAAGCCATGCTGGCGGGGTTGAAGGTGCATTTTGCTGCGGGGTATGCCCGCGCTGCTGCCGCCTTGGCGGTCCCGGCTGTTTCCCCGCAGGAGTGCACCGCCCGGGAAATGGCGGTGACGGCAGAGGTCGCCTGTGTCCTGACGGTGAGTGAAAGGGCGGCGGCGGCATTCCTGGCGGAGTCGGCCGCGCTGACCACGTCCCTGCCGTTGACGCTGTCTGCGCTGGGGTCGGGGAGTATTTCGTGGCAGCACGCGCGGGTGATGTGTGATGAGAGCGCCAACCTGGACACGGGTGGCGCTGCTGCGTTGGAGGCGCATTTCCTGGACCCCGACGCTCCGTTTGCTGCGCGTGGCTGCCCGGCGGGAGAGCTGGTGCCGGGCAGGTTCCGGGCCAAGGCGCGCACTTGGCGGGAGCGGCACCATCCGGTGAGCATCGAGGCGCGGCACCGCAAGGGCGTGGAGGACCGGCGGCTGGAGTATGTCCCGGACCGGGACGGCATGGACTGGCTTTCGGCCTACGTGGCTGCGGATGTGGCAGCGGGTGTGTGGTCCCGTGCCACGGAAGCGGCCCGTGCCCTGCAGGGCCCGGCGGAATCCCGGACGCTGGCCCAGCTCCGGGCGGACGTTGCTGCCGACTGGCTGCTGGCGGGGGTGGTGAATGGCATCCCGTCACCGAAGGCGCAGGTTTTGGTGACCGTTCCGGTGTTATCGCTCCTGGGCGCAGGCGAGGAACCGGCCACGCTGGACGGGTACGGTCCCGTTCCGGCGAGTATGGCCCGCCGGCTTGTCGGGGATGGCGCAGAGTCGTTCCTGCGGGTGCTGACCGATCCGCGGACCGGAGCGCCGCTGGAGATCGGACGCGAGAGCTACCGGGTTCCGAAGGCGATGCGTCAATGGCTGCGGCTTCGGGACGGCCGGTGCCCTTTTCCGGGTTGCAACAATCTTTCTCTGGATAATGAAGCGGATCATCTGCTGGCGTGGTCCGAGGGAGGCGGCACCGGGATCACGAACCTGGCCCAGCCCTGCCGGAGGCACCACCGGCTTAAACACACCACAGCGTGGAGGCCGGTCGGTGCGACCCGCGACGAGCCGCCGGGCTGGATCTCACCGGCGGGGCGCTCCTATCCGAGCGAACAACAGGACTGGGAACCGCCACACTGGCCGGACCTTCCCGGTCACGCGGGCGACGACCAAGACCGGGAACCGCCTGACTGGCTGAATGTACTTGCCAGTGCCGCCGGTCTCGACGAGACCGGGCCGCCATTACCGGCGGATCCCCTGCCTGACTGGTCGCTCTTCCTCGCGGCGTAG
- a CDS encoding CBU_0592 family membrane protein, whose translation MELLWEIAGWSGAVLILSAYLSVSMGWLKAGKRFQVANLIGACAFIVNGAVHEAWPSVVTNIAWCLISAIAILRMRATPESPVAAVEAPQVQFPGVPDTTGQIAVVEAITSAVHGDVAGRAAECQASLRDGWTADSAHLSSAVGKC comes from the coding sequence ATGGAACTGCTGTGGGAAATCGCAGGTTGGTCGGGGGCAGTTCTGATCCTGTCGGCATACCTGTCTGTCTCCATGGGTTGGTTGAAGGCCGGCAAGCGGTTCCAGGTGGCCAACCTCATCGGTGCATGCGCCTTCATCGTCAATGGTGCGGTCCACGAAGCGTGGCCCTCCGTGGTCACGAACATTGCCTGGTGCCTTATTTCCGCCATCGCAATTCTTCGTATGCGCGCCACGCCCGAGTCGCCGGTGGCCGCTGTCGAGGCCCCGCAGGTGCAGTTTCCCGGCGTACCTGACACAACCGGCCAAATCGCAGTTGTCGAGGCAATTACTTCTGCCGTTCACGGCGACGTCGCCGGACGCGCGGCTGAGTGCCAGGCAAGCCTGCGTGACGGGTGGACAGCGGACTCAGCCCACCTGAGCAGCGCCGTGGGGAAGTGCTAA
- a CDS encoding TspO/MBR family protein — protein MLLNVEHSAPGTPAPGTRPRRRQIAALLGFLAASWTVSALGSLPIRMNGAWYAAAEKAPWTPPGWMFGSVWLVLYAAMAVAAWLVWRQQHSPRREALKAYGGLLLLNLSWPLVFFGMYPMMGTAALWLALLVIAVHCVIATFAVLHFGPISTTAGVLMLPYVSWLVFSASLNLYAALNN, from the coding sequence GTGCTCTTGAACGTTGAACATAGCGCCCCGGGCACTCCCGCCCCCGGCACACGGCCGCGGCGGCGGCAGATTGCGGCCCTCCTCGGTTTCCTGGCGGCATCCTGGACGGTTTCGGCGCTTGGCTCGCTGCCGATCAGGATGAACGGCGCCTGGTACGCGGCTGCGGAGAAGGCGCCGTGGACCCCGCCGGGGTGGATGTTCGGCTCTGTGTGGCTGGTGCTGTACGCAGCCATGGCGGTGGCGGCGTGGCTGGTGTGGCGTCAGCAGCATTCCCCGCGCCGGGAGGCGCTCAAGGCCTATGGCGGCCTGCTGCTACTGAACCTGTCGTGGCCGCTGGTGTTCTTCGGCATGTACCCCATGATGGGTACCGCCGCACTCTGGCTGGCGCTGCTGGTGATTGCGGTCCACTGCGTGATTGCGACCTTCGCCGTGCTGCACTTCGGACCGATCAGTACGACGGCGGGGGTGCTGATGCTGCCCTACGTTTCGTGGCTGGTGTTCTCGGCCAGCCTGAACCTGTACGCGGCCCTGAACAACTAG
- a CDS encoding helix-turn-helix transcriptional regulator → MNLDEAPLPGPPASGRAGWTFLTNHGHVLLSVAADPDIRVADIADRVGITPRAALQILKDLEDGGYVHRTRVGRRTRYNIEPHQHFRHPTEAAREIDGLIRLFAEPSP, encoded by the coding sequence ATGAACCTGGACGAAGCGCCCCTGCCTGGCCCGCCCGCCTCCGGGCGGGCAGGCTGGACCTTCCTCACCAACCACGGGCACGTGCTGCTGTCCGTGGCGGCCGACCCGGACATCCGCGTGGCGGACATCGCCGACCGGGTGGGCATCACGCCACGGGCAGCGCTCCAGATCCTCAAGGACCTAGAAGACGGAGGCTACGTGCACCGCACCCGGGTGGGACGCCGCACCCGCTACAACATTGAGCCGCACCAGCATTTCCGGCATCCCACCGAGGCAGCCCGGGAAATCGACGGGCTGATCCGCCTGTTTGCGGAGCCGTCACCGTAA
- a CDS encoding VOC family protein gives MALRLVQVNFKARDDSALGRFWAEALGWGVSSEGPGVTNVEPVGFAWPDPAAVCVDVVTVPDPETVRYRAHLDLATTSAAHQAELVARLLELGATPADVGQGDVPWTVLADPEGNVFCVLEPREIYRDTGPIATVVVNCTDPRAMARFWSEATDWTLHEVTDDHARLRSATGVGPYLELLRTPGEDTVWNRVHLDLMPYPGDDQAAEVARLRALGATDADVGQGDVPWVCLADPEGNEFCVLAPR, from the coding sequence ATGGCGTTGCGACTTGTACAGGTGAATTTCAAGGCCCGGGATGACTCGGCGCTGGGCCGGTTTTGGGCGGAGGCGCTCGGCTGGGGCGTTTCCAGCGAAGGCCCCGGTGTGACCAATGTTGAACCCGTGGGCTTCGCCTGGCCGGACCCCGCCGCCGTGTGCGTCGACGTCGTCACCGTCCCGGACCCCGAAACGGTGAGGTACCGCGCGCACCTCGATCTCGCTACCACTTCTGCGGCGCATCAGGCGGAGCTGGTGGCGCGCCTGTTGGAGCTCGGTGCAACGCCCGCAGATGTGGGCCAGGGTGATGTGCCGTGGACGGTCCTGGCTGACCCGGAGGGCAATGTGTTCTGTGTGCTGGAGCCTCGGGAGATCTACCGGGACACCGGGCCGATCGCCACGGTGGTGGTCAACTGCACGGATCCGCGGGCCATGGCACGGTTCTGGAGCGAGGCTACTGACTGGACCCTCCACGAGGTGACCGACGACCATGCGAGGCTGCGTTCGGCCACGGGTGTCGGGCCGTATCTGGAGCTACTCCGTACTCCCGGCGAGGATACCGTGTGGAACCGTGTCCACCTCGACCTGATGCCGTACCCCGGTGATGACCAAGCGGCAGAGGTGGCCCGGCTGCGGGCCCTGGGCGCCACTGACGCCGACGTCGGGCAAGGCGATGTGCCATGGGTATGCCTCGCCGACCCAGAAGGCAACGAGTTCTGCGTCCTCGCCCCGCGCTGA